One Synergistaceae bacterium genomic window carries:
- a CDS encoding flagellar assembly protein FliW, translating into MSNMTIKTSRFGEVEYKQEDLLFFPRGIPAFETMHEWILAGSDDSAIKWLQSINDGDLALPVTSPDAIQPDYNARIPEDELKMIGTVNPADLALLIVVSIPPAAPWNMTANLRAPILINLKTHKAVQVIALNEEYPIRHVIFPEDVREKMKASAQPAQLKQENGGDE; encoded by the coding sequence ATGTCAAACATGACTATAAAGACTTCAAGATTTGGCGAGGTCGAATATAAACAGGAAGATTTATTATTTTTTCCGCGCGGTATTCCTGCATTTGAGACTATGCACGAATGGATTTTAGCAGGCAGTGATGACAGCGCAATTAAATGGCTTCAAAGCATTAACGACGGAGATTTAGCACTCCCAGTAACTTCACCCGACGCAATTCAACCGGATTATAACGCCCGAATCCCTGAAGATGAGCTAAAGATGATAGGCACAGTAAATCCCGCTGACCTTGCATTATTAATAGTCGTCTCGATTCCTCCTGCTGCTCCGTGGAACATGACGGCAAATTTACGCGCTCCAATTCTCATAAATTTAAAGACTCATAAGGCCGTGCAGGTTATAGCCCTCAATGAAGAGTACCCGATAAGACATGTTATATTCCCTGAAGATGTCCGCGAAAAAATGAAGGCTTCTGCTCAACCTGCTCAATTAAAGCAAGAAAACGGAGGCGATGAATAA
- the csrA gene encoding carbon storage regulator CsrA yields MLVLSRRVNESIQIGTDIEIMVIDVRGDVVRLGITAPQSTQSWRKELWDVIVKENKTAAEGVRFPDYKAATRLPLSTFSKLSKIPTVHINNRIDDKE; encoded by the coding sequence ATGCTCGTCTTAAGCAGAAGAGTTAATGAAAGCATTCAAATCGGCACAGACATTGAAATAATGGTAATTGACGTTCGCGGCGATGTAGTAAGACTCGGAATAACTGCCCCGCAATCGACTCAAAGTTGGCGCAAAGAATTATGGGACGTAATCGTCAAAGAAAACAAGACAGCCGCAGAAGGTGTGAGATTTCCGGACTATAAAGCTGCGACCCGCCTGCCATTGTCGACATTCTCGAAACTCTCAAAGATTCCCACGGTTCATATTAATAATAGGATTGATGATAAAGAATGA
- the purE gene encoding 5-(carboxyamino)imidazole ribonucleotide mutase yields MNDKKIAVVLGSDSDLNIAEKCVKVLKTLGLEFTVNIISAHRTPEKAREFAINARDNNYGVIIAIAGKSAALAGVLAAHTRVPVIGVPVMSQDLGGLDALLSSVQMPPGVPVACVAIDGGANAAWLAARILAVSDNDLAQKLEIETQKMSESVEKKNHDIQAKFI; encoded by the coding sequence ATGAACGATAAAAAAATTGCGGTTGTATTAGGCTCTGACAGTGATTTAAATATTGCTGAGAAGTGCGTAAAAGTGTTAAAGACTCTAGGGCTTGAGTTCACAGTAAATATAATTTCTGCTCATAGGACTCCGGAAAAAGCGCGGGAATTTGCCATTAATGCACGTGATAATAATTACGGCGTAATAATTGCCATTGCTGGGAAGTCTGCGGCACTTGCGGGCGTGTTAGCTGCTCATACAAGAGTTCCCGTTATTGGCGTTCCTGTTATGAGTCAAGATTTAGGCGGGCTTGATGCTTTACTCTCAAGTGTTCAAATGCCCCCGGGAGTCCCTGTTGCTTGTGTTGCCATTGACGGCGGGGCAAATGCTGCGTGGCTTGCTGCGAGAATCTTGGCCGTTAGTGATAATGATTTAGCGCAAAAATTAGAAATCGAGACTCAAAAAATGTCGGAAAGTGTAGAGAAAAAGAATCATGACATACAAGCGAAATTCATATAA
- a CDS encoding phosphoribosylformylglycinamidine cyclo-ligase encodes MTYKRNSYKDSGVDVTAGYESVKLMRSHVERTKIEGVFSDLGGFGGMFALPEGLKNPILVSGTDGVGTKLKIAFALDKHDSIGIDCVAMCVNDVLCSGAKPLFFLDYIAVGKNYPEKVAQIVSGVAEGCVQANCALIGGETAEMPGFYPVNEYDLAGFAVGVVEREKILNPSNVKQGDIIIALPSTGVHSNGFSLVRRILAEHDFKQYINEFAKSLGEELLTPTKIYVREVLPVIDKIKSIAHITGGGFYENIPRAFGEGLAAKIELSKIKTLPVFDYIMKAGNIELDEMYHVFNMGVGMILIISPENVDGILKNLNESYIIGEIINNENGGVILW; translated from the coding sequence ATGACATACAAGCGAAATTCATATAAAGACTCAGGCGTTGACGTTACAGCAGGTTATGAGTCAGTAAAATTAATGCGCTCCCACGTTGAACGCACGAAAATTGAAGGGGTTTTCTCTGATTTAGGAGGATTCGGGGGGATGTTCGCACTTCCTGAAGGACTCAAGAATCCCATTTTAGTGAGCGGCACAGACGGAGTCGGGACAAAATTAAAAATTGCCTTTGCACTCGATAAACATGACTCAATCGGGATTGACTGCGTTGCTATGTGCGTTAATGATGTGTTATGTTCGGGAGCCAAGCCGTTATTTTTTCTTGATTATATAGCTGTAGGCAAAAATTATCCGGAAAAAGTTGCGCAAATTGTCTCAGGTGTTGCAGAAGGCTGCGTGCAGGCAAATTGTGCGTTAATAGGCGGAGAGACTGCGGAAATGCCGGGATTTTACCCAGTTAATGAATATGATTTAGCCGGTTTTGCTGTCGGAGTAGTTGAGCGCGAAAAGATTTTGAATCCTTCAAACGTGAAACAAGGCGATATTATTATTGCTCTGCCTTCAACTGGTGTGCATTCTAATGGATTCTCACTTGTAAGAAGAATTTTAGCGGAACATGATTTCAAGCAATATATTAACGAGTTCGCTAAGAGTCTGGGTGAAGAGTTATTAACTCCTACAAAAATTTATGTCCGTGAAGTGTTGCCGGTTATCGATAAAATAAAATCAATCGCTCATATAACGGGCGGCGGCTTTTATGAGAATATCCCCCGGGCGTTCGGTGAAGGACTCGCGGCAAAAATCGAACTCTCAAAAATTAAGACTCTCCCTGTATTTGACTATATTATGAAGGCCGGAAATATCGAGCTTGACGAAATGTATCACGTTTTTAATATGGGCGTGGGAATGATTTTAATAATTTCGCCTGAAAATGTTGACGGGATTCTAAAAAATTTAAACGAGTCATATATAATCGGAGAAATAATTAATAACGAAAATGGAGGCGTAATTTTATGGTGA
- a CDS encoding phosphoribosylglycinamide formyltransferase has product MVKISVLVSGGGTNLQALIDSQNNGIIKSGQIVQVISSNDKAFALERAKRANIPSEVVSLKESGENFESRLLDSLKKFSPDLIVLAGFMHILSKNFIESCNAKIINIHPSLIPAFCGKGFYGLHVHEAVLNSGAKVTGATVHYVNEIPDGGQIIAQKAINILPDDTPEKLQRRVMEFAEWVILPRAVEEVCRKIQPKIFEPCMKYPGRGIITGMTESGQIALAYFIMGRSQSSKSRIFAKSGDDLIIKLVNIKQDFDSSLILYSPLRVHGENIIVTNGDQTDTIYNFLNESKTFEQALRTREYEPDAPHYTPRISAIINKEGYTQSILKRSGRFFFEYEFKAGTGHLIHTYDHDVMRDKILPSFSGEPREVKICDDINLFADSLWAELSEDYRVALYVRFYEPDLSSYTDKLFNTL; this is encoded by the coding sequence ATGGTGAAAATTTCCGTGCTTGTCTCAGGAGGCGGAACGAATTTACAGGCCCTAATTGACTCGCAGAATAACGGGATAATTAAATCGGGTCAAATTGTGCAGGTTATCTCAAGCAATGATAAAGCATTTGCACTCGAACGCGCTAAACGTGCAAATATTCCCAGTGAAGTAGTGAGCTTGAAGGAGTCGGGCGAAAATTTTGAGTCAAGATTGTTAGACTCGCTTAAAAAATTTAGTCCTGATTTAATCGTCTTGGCCGGATTCATGCATATTTTAAGCAAAAATTTTATTGAATCCTGTAACGCAAAAATTATAAATATTCACCCGTCATTAATTCCTGCGTTTTGCGGCAAAGGCTTTTACGGTCTTCACGTTCATGAAGCTGTGTTGAATTCGGGCGCAAAAGTTACCGGAGCTACTGTTCATTATGTGAATGAGATTCCCGACGGAGGGCAGATTATAGCGCAGAAAGCAATAAATATTCTCCCTGATGATACACCGGAAAAATTACAGCGCAGAGTCATGGAATTTGCGGAATGGGTTATTTTGCCGCGTGCTGTTGAAGAAGTTTGCAGGAAAATACAGCCGAAAATTTTTGAGCCTTGTATGAAATATCCCGGCCGGGGAATTATAACGGGAATGACTGAGTCCGGACAAATTGCGCTCGCTTATTTCATTATGGGCCGCAGTCAGTCAAGCAAGTCAAGAATCTTTGCTAAATCTGGCGATGATTTAATTATTAAGCTCGTGAATATAAAGCAGGATTTTGACAGTTCGTTAATTCTTTATTCGCCGCTTAGAGTTCACGGAGAAAATATTATAGTAACTAACGGGGATCAGACTGACACGATTTATAATTTTTTGAACGAGTCAAAAACTTTTGAGCAGGCTTTGAGGACTCGCGAATATGAACCGGACGCACCCCACTATACGCCCAGAATCAGCGCGATTATTAACAAAGAAGGCTACACACAAAGCATTCTTAAACGTTCAGGGCGATTCTTTTTCGAGTATGAATTTAAAGCAGGAACAGGTCATTTAATTCACACTTATGATCATGACGTTATGAGGGATAAAATTTTGCCTTCATTCAGTGGCGAACCTAGAGAAGTAAAAATTTGCGATGATATAAATTTATTTGCTGATTCACTATGGGCGGAACTCAGCGAAGATTATAGAGTCGCGCTTTATGTGAGATTTTATGAGCCTGATTTATCGAGCTATACCGACAAATTATTTAATACACTGTGA
- a CDS encoding phosphoribosylaminoimidazolecarboxamide formyltransferase — MNEYKLKYGCNPDQSPARIFMRNNQDLPLEILNGRPGYINFLDALNSWQLVKELRKNLNLPAAASFKHVSPAGAALGLPLNDNERKLFFVDEKLNINDSLLACAYARARGTDRLSSFGDWVALSDKCDKITAEYIRREVSDGVIAPDYEPEALEILKSKRKGNYAVVKIDSNYEPENLETRDVFGITFEQSRSTAPVCELSKFDSLVTVSQIMPESAKRDLILALITLKYTQSNSVCVTKNGQTLGVGAGQQSRLHCVKLACDKADLRILREHPKILDLEFNSKLGRPERDNAINVILTTNSGIISDSERKEWLASNSGASLGSDAFFPFADNIERAYLSGVKFIAQPGGSIRDDLVIKACDDHNISMVMTGKRLFHH, encoded by the coding sequence ATGAACGAGTACAAATTAAAATATGGCTGTAATCCCGATCAAAGCCCAGCAAGAATCTTCATGAGAAATAATCAGGATTTACCGCTTGAGATTCTCAACGGCCGGCCGGGCTATATAAATTTTCTTGACGCTTTGAATTCATGGCAGTTAGTGAAGGAATTACGCAAAAATTTAAATCTTCCTGCTGCTGCGTCATTCAAGCATGTGAGTCCGGCGGGTGCTGCTTTAGGTCTTCCCTTAAATGACAATGAGCGCAAATTATTCTTTGTTGACGAGAAATTAAATATAAATGACTCGTTACTTGCTTGTGCTTATGCAAGGGCGCGCGGGACTGACAGGCTTTCTTCTTTCGGGGACTGGGTAGCACTTAGTGATAAATGCGACAAGATTACAGCTGAATATATACGCCGTGAAGTTTCGGATGGAGTCATTGCCCCTGATTATGAGCCTGAAGCACTGGAAATCTTGAAATCTAAGCGCAAAGGAAATTATGCCGTTGTCAAGATTGACTCAAATTATGAGCCTGAAAATTTAGAGACCCGCGACGTTTTCGGGATAACTTTTGAGCAGTCGAGAAGCACCGCCCCCGTTTGTGAATTATCAAAATTTGACTCTCTTGTTACTGTCTCGCAGATAATGCCGGAGTCCGCAAAACGTGATTTAATTCTTGCGCTGATAACTCTTAAATATACTCAGTCTAATTCAGTCTGTGTTACTAAAAACGGGCAGACACTGGGAGTCGGAGCTGGTCAGCAATCAAGACTTCATTGTGTAAAACTTGCATGTGATAAGGCAGATTTAAGAATTCTACGCGAACACCCGAAAATTTTAGATTTAGAATTTAATTCAAAACTTGGCCGGCCTGAACGAGACAACGCAATTAATGTAATTCTCACGACAAACAGCGGCATTATTTCAGATTCCGAGCGTAAAGAATGGCTTGCAAGTAATTCCGGCGCGTCACTTGGCAGTGATGCATTCTTCCCGTTCGCTGATAATATAGAACGTGCTTATTTGAGCGGCGTTAAATTTATTGCACAGCCGGGCGGATCTATTCGTGATGATTTAGTGATTAAGGCCTGCGACGATCATAATATTTCAATGGTAATGACGGGTAAAAGATTATTCCATCATTAA
- a CDS encoding SEL1-like repeat protein: MSINIELDEKHAQRLELVCNALELDSAGAVSEAIDIFFRKLVTDGKIPIEESMSGISDPKDEKDYKLEDIPDIDNAKKYGLTAKERAGLGKSAAKNLNKAEQGDPAAQNVMGTYYESGNGFEKNYDKAIYWYTKAANQGNTNAQYHLGVLYNKAKENPLRAYFWFEVARLCGFNITHIHQDYIIRLTEMLSARQIKLAQDEAVKKVKSIKGGE; encoded by the coding sequence ATGTCTATTAATATCGAACTTGACGAGAAACACGCGCAGAGACTCGAACTTGTCTGCAATGCGCTTGAACTTGATTCGGCCGGTGCAGTGTCAGAAGCAATTGATATTTTTTTCCGTAAACTCGTAACTGACGGCAAAATTCCCATTGAAGAGTCAATGTCCGGAATCAGCGACCCTAAAGACGAGAAAGATTACAAGCTCGAAGATATACCCGATATTGATAATGCTAAGAAATACGGGCTCACAGCAAAGGAACGCGCAGGACTCGGCAAATCAGCAGCAAAAAATTTGAATAAGGCCGAACAGGGCGACCCTGCAGCACAAAACGTAATGGGAACTTATTACGAGAGCGGCAACGGATTCGAGAAAAATTACGACAAGGCTATTTACTGGTACACTAAGGCGGCAAATCAGGGTAATACTAACGCTCAATATCATTTAGGAGTGCTTTATAACAAGGCAAAAGAGAATCCCCTCCGCGCTTATTTCTGGTTTGAAGTTGCGAGATTATGCGGCTTTAATATCACTCATATACATCAAGACTATATAATCAGGTTGACTGAAATGCTTTCAGCCCGGCAAATTAAGCTAGCTCAAGATGAGGCAGTCAAGAAAGTTAAATCAATAAAGGGAGGCGAATAA
- the purD gene encoding phosphoribosylamine--glycine ligase, whose protein sequence is MNILIIGGGGREHVIAKYVAKNPRVKKLYALPGNGGISQIAECVNISAEDIDGIVKFAETHSIDFAIVAPDDPLALGAVDRLESIGVKCFGPSQNAAIIESSKIFAKELMTRYNIPTAKYKVFTNLDEALSHAALSDCPIVIKADGLAKGKGVTVAENFKQARDAIISCMKDKAFGASGEKILIEECLRGPEVTVLALTDGKTILPLISSMDHKRIYDGNKGPNTGGMGVAAPNFYYSDEIADECMKKIFLPTINALNQEGRKFKGCLYFGLMLTRDGAKVIEYNCRFGDPEAEAVLPLLDCDLLDILLAVRDERLNELNIKFKDSASCCVILASGGYPGKYLSGYEIDFGDVDKIEGVEIFHCGTKFENGQYYTAGGRVLAVNAVANDFPSARTKAYEAVNCIKFENMRYRSDIGAR, encoded by the coding sequence ATGAATATTCTCATAATCGGCGGGGGCGGGCGTGAACACGTTATCGCAAAATACGTCGCAAAGAATCCCAGAGTCAAAAAATTATATGCTCTTCCCGGCAACGGGGGGATCTCACAAATTGCCGAGTGCGTTAATATTTCAGCTGAAGACATTGACGGAATCGTAAAATTTGCTGAGACTCATTCTATAGATTTCGCAATTGTCGCACCTGATGATCCCTTAGCACTGGGAGCAGTTGACAGGCTCGAGTCAATCGGCGTTAAATGTTTCGGCCCGTCTCAGAACGCAGCAATAATCGAGAGCAGCAAAATTTTCGCAAAAGAATTAATGACTCGTTATAACATTCCCACTGCAAAATATAAAGTCTTCACGAACTTAGACGAGGCTTTATCACATGCGGCTTTATCAGATTGTCCGATTGTAATAAAAGCTGACGGGCTCGCAAAGGGGAAGGGCGTTACAGTCGCTGAAAATTTCAAACAGGCAAGGGACGCTATTATTTCATGCATGAAGGATAAAGCATTCGGAGCGAGCGGGGAGAAAATTTTAATTGAAGAGTGTCTACGAGGCCCGGAAGTTACTGTTTTAGCTTTAACTGACGGCAAAACTATACTCCCGCTGATTTCGTCAATGGATCACAAAAGAATCTATGACGGCAACAAAGGCCCTAATACCGGCGGAATGGGAGTCGCTGCTCCAAATTTTTATTATAGTGATGAGATTGCAGACGAATGCATGAAAAAAATATTTCTGCCCACTATTAACGCACTTAATCAGGAAGGCCGCAAATTTAAAGGATGTCTCTATTTCGGGTTAATGCTGACTCGGGACGGCGCAAAAGTCATCGAGTATAATTGCAGATTTGGAGATCCTGAAGCTGAAGCCGTTTTGCCTTTGCTTGATTGTGATTTGCTAGATATTTTGCTTGCTGTACGTGATGAGAGATTGAACGAGCTTAATATAAAGTTTAAAGACTCTGCGTCTTGCTGTGTTATTCTAGCGTCAGGAGGTTATCCCGGCAAATATTTATCAGGCTATGAAATCGATTTCGGCGATGTTGATAAGATAGAAGGAGTCGAAATTTTCCACTGCGGGACAAAATTTGAAAACGGGCAATATTACACGGCAGGAGGGCGAGTCTTAGCTGTTAATGCAGTCGCGAATGATTTTCCTTCAGCAAGAACTAAAGCATATGAGGCCGTCAACTGCATAAAATTTGAAAATATGCGCTACAGGTCAGATATAGGAGCGAGATAA
- a CDS encoding TIGR02452 family protein: MKDYNLERFISAQESDYNIALNEIKHGRKKSHWIWYIFPQLRGLGYSYNSDFYGIEDVDEAKKYLAHPVLGARLQEITRALLELKENDANKIMGSPDDMKLHSCMTLFAYISGNDSIFHKAINKFFAGQQDYNTLQIINSFKPKPRILPENNNLSWDSRNWLNRLNDTAPDYRALNREVWQNTFAIVEANYYELSDDEKILLRSEDNPRKESKFYENEFTAKFEPLNIQPEIEVVPDDCLDVAHNWVNQGLEVCVLNLANRHNPGGGVVGGSAAQEEYLFHCSDYYKFLYIFADYAERYGLKRSKYQYPLDRSFGGIYSPGVIVFRENESRGYELIKSPWEVNFIAVAGMVNPEREIINGEEYIIPELVIGVKNKIRTIFRIACENKQRNLVLGALGCGAFHCPPRHVAQLFGEVLRENEFKGAFNKICFAVKSHIDPEKSENYIIFREILDGFKIN, from the coding sequence ATGAAAGATTATAATCTCGAACGTTTTATATCGGCTCAAGAAAGTGATTATAATATCGCATTGAACGAGATAAAACACGGCCGGAAAAAGAGTCATTGGATCTGGTATATATTCCCTCAGCTTAGGGGATTGGGCTATAGCTATAATTCTGATTTTTACGGAATTGAAGACGTTGACGAGGCAAAAAAATATTTAGCTCATCCCGTTTTAGGCGCAAGATTACAGGAAATCACAAGGGCATTGCTTGAACTCAAAGAAAATGACGCTAATAAAATTATGGGCAGTCCCGACGATATGAAGCTGCATTCTTGCATGACTCTTTTTGCGTATATATCGGGGAATGACTCAATTTTTCACAAGGCAATAAATAAATTTTTTGCTGGTCAGCAGGACTATAACACTTTGCAGATTATTAACTCATTCAAGCCAAAGCCGCGAATTTTGCCGGAAAATAATAATTTATCGTGGGATTCTCGTAACTGGCTCAACAGATTAAATGATACTGCACCTGATTATAGGGCGTTAAATCGTGAAGTCTGGCAAAATACTTTTGCAATAGTTGAAGCTAATTATTATGAGTTATCAGACGATGAAAAAATTTTATTGCGCAGTGAAGACAACCCCCGCAAAGAGTCAAAATTTTACGAGAATGAATTTACAGCCAAGTTTGAGCCGCTCAATATTCAGCCTGAAATTGAAGTAGTGCCCGATGATTGTCTTGATGTCGCTCATAACTGGGTAAATCAGGGTCTCGAAGTCTGTGTGTTGAATCTCGCAAACAGGCATAACCCCGGCGGCGGTGTAGTTGGAGGCTCGGCAGCTCAAGAAGAATATTTATTTCACTGCTCGGACTACTACAAATTTTTATATATTTTCGCTGATTATGCCGAACGATACGGACTCAAGCGTTCAAAATATCAATATCCATTAGATAGAAGTTTCGGCGGAATTTATAGCCCCGGTGTAATTGTCTTCAGAGAAAACGAGTCGCGCGGATATGAGCTTATAAAATCTCCGTGGGAAGTTAATTTTATCGCAGTCGCCGGAATGGTAAACCCCGAACGGGAAATTATAAACGGTGAAGAGTATATTATTCCTGAATTAGTAATCGGCGTGAAAAATAAAATCCGTACAATTTTTAGAATCGCCTGCGAGAATAAGCAAAGAAATCTTGTTTTAGGTGCATTAGGCTGCGGCGCTTTTCACTGTCCACCCCGTCATGTTGCGCAGTTATTCGGCGAGGTTTTACGCGAAAATGAATTTAAAGGCGCGTTTAATAAAATTTGTTTCGCTGTCAAGAGTCATATAGATCCGGAAAAAAGCGAGAATTATATAATTTTCCGTGAAATTCTTGACGGTTTCAAGATAAATTAA